A genome region from Neptunomonas japonica JAMM 1380 includes the following:
- the gcvT gene encoding glycine cleavage system aminomethyltransferase GcvT codes for MANKTALYDQHLAMGAKVVDFGGWDMPLNYGSQIEEHKKVRTAAGMFDVSHMTIVDVTGADASEYLRYLLANDVARLEIKGKALYSGMLNEDGKVIDDLIVYRMTDPSVPGEWFRVVVNCATREKDLRWMADKTAHFDVALTEQPELSMVAIQGPEAIAKAKSVLNESRGRLIDGLSVFQGLESEGWFIARTGYTGEDGLEIIIPEDEISEFWQALADAGVAPCGLGARDTLRLEAGMNLYGADMDESVSPLVSAMGWTVAWEPESRNFCGRAALEAEKAAGVAQKLVGLVMESRGVLRGHQKVIVEGVGEGEITSGTFSPTLNVSIALARVPVGTKDIAMVDIRGKHVAVSVVRPPFVRNGKKVFS; via the coding sequence ATGGCTAATAAAACCGCTTTATATGATCAGCACCTGGCCATGGGTGCGAAAGTTGTCGACTTTGGTGGCTGGGATATGCCTCTGAACTATGGTTCGCAGATAGAAGAGCACAAAAAAGTACGTACAGCGGCAGGAATGTTTGATGTATCGCACATGACAATTGTCGATGTGACGGGTGCTGATGCTTCTGAATACCTTCGTTATTTGTTAGCAAATGACGTGGCGCGCTTAGAAATTAAGGGTAAAGCGTTGTACAGCGGTATGTTGAACGAAGATGGCAAGGTTATTGATGATCTGATTGTATATCGTATGACCGATCCTAGTGTGCCTGGTGAATGGTTCCGAGTTGTTGTGAATTGCGCTACTCGAGAAAAAGACCTTCGCTGGATGGCGGACAAAACTGCACATTTTGATGTTGCTTTAACTGAGCAGCCAGAGCTCTCTATGGTCGCAATACAAGGACCAGAAGCAATAGCAAAGGCTAAATCTGTATTGAATGAATCACGTGGTCGTTTAATTGATGGCTTGAGTGTCTTTCAGGGGCTTGAGTCCGAGGGTTGGTTTATCGCTAGAACCGGTTATACCGGTGAAGATGGATTAGAAATTATTATCCCTGAAGATGAAATTTCTGAGTTTTGGCAGGCCTTGGCTGATGCAGGTGTAGCGCCTTGTGGTTTGGGAGCGCGAGACACATTGCGCCTTGAAGCCGGTATGAACCTATATGGTGCAGATATGGATGAAAGCGTATCTCCACTGGTATCTGCCATGGGGTGGACTGTTGCTTGGGAACCAGAAAGCCGTAATTTCTGTGGGCGTGCTGCATTAGAAGCTGAAAAGGCTGCAGGCGTAGCTCAGAAGTTGGTAGGGTTGGTGATGGAGTCACGAGGTGTATTGCGTGGCCACCAAAAAGTTATTGTAGAAGGTGTTGGTGAGGGGGAAATTACGAGTGGTACTTTTTCACCTACACTGAACGTGTCTATTGCTTTGGCACGAGTTCCAGTAGGAACAAAAGATATAGCGATGGTCGATATTCGTGGGAAGCATGTAGCAGTATCAGTCGTGCGTCCTCCCTTTGTCCGTAATGGCAAAAAAGTATTTTCTTAA